TCGCGCGTGCGGCCCAAACGATTCTCGAAACGCACAATCGGCCGCTCGGCCGAGCGATATTCCTCAAGCGCGAGCTTCAGGCCGTTGACGATGCGCTGCACCTCGCGGCTGTTGAGCCCGAGCAGGGAAATCTGGCTGGCAATCTTGCGGGTGTTGGCGTCGAGCTCACCCTGGTAGCGCTCACGGGTTTTCTCCGAAACGCTCTTGCGACCGATCTTGTTCTGGATTGCTTCGCGGTCCTTGAAGGACTGGCTGATCCGCCGGAACGCGGCGAGCGCTTTTTCGCGGTAGCGCTCTTCGTCGAAGGTCTCTTCATCGATGTCGTCGAGCAGGTCGCGAATGGAAACATCGCGGTCTTTGAGTTGCTCGCCGATCTTCAAGAATTCGCGCACGGCCGAGGGGCACGAATAGATCGCGTTGCGCACGCGCTGCTCGCCGGCTTCAATGCGCTTGGCGATCTCCACCTCTCCCTCGCGGGTGAGCAGGCTGACGGTGCCCATCTCCCGAAGGTACATGCGAACCGGATCGACGTGGGCGCCCTCACCCGGAGCCAGCGCGGCGGCCTTGCCCGGCGTCTCCGAGTCATTCGCGTCGGAGGCCCGTTTGCGCGGCCGCTCGGGCGCGCTGTTGGCATCGGGTTCGTCGTCGTCGAGATCGTCGGCGCTCAGCTCGTCATCGTCATCATCGAGCGCGTCATCGAGGTCATCGGGCGCGACTTCGAGAACGTCCACGCCGTCCTCGCTGAGCTCGAGCATGATTTCGTCGAGCTGCTCGGTGCTCACCCCTTCGCCGGGAAGTGCTTCATTGAGTTCGTCGTAGGTAAGAAAGCCTTTTTCGCGACCTGCCGAAAGCACGGTCTCGAGCGCGCCGCTGCGCGGCGTCTTCTTCGCGCCGGCGGCTTCGGTCGTCTCTGGTTTGTCGGCTTTGTTTTTGCGCGCGGTTTTCGCCGCGGGCTTTGCGGCCTTGCGGGGTGCGGCCTTGCTCGTCTTCGCAGCGCTCGCACTGGCGCGTGCGCGCTTAACAGTCTTCGCCCCGGCCGCCTTCTTCGCAGCGGCTTTAGGTTTTTTGGTGGTACCGGCTGACCTTGCCACGCACTAATCCCTTGGCATCGCAACACAGGGAAATAAGTCCCCGCCGCGCTCAACAATCCCAACCCCGAATTTCGCGCATCCGCTCTGGTAGGGATTATGAACGCAAC
This is a stretch of genomic DNA from Chrysiogenia bacterium. It encodes these proteins:
- the rpoD gene encoding RNA polymerase sigma factor RpoD is translated as MARSAGTTKKPKAAAKKAAGAKTVKRARASASAAKTSKAAPRKAAKPAAKTARKNKADKPETTEAAGAKKTPRSGALETVLSAGREKGFLTYDELNEALPGEGVSTEQLDEIMLELSEDGVDVLEVAPDDLDDALDDDDDELSADDLDDDEPDANSAPERPRKRASDANDSETPGKAAALAPGEGAHVDPVRMYLREMGTVSLLTREGEVEIAKRIEAGEQRVRNAIYSCPSAVREFLKIGEQLKDRDVSIRDLLDDIDEETFDEERYREKALAAFRRISQSFKDREAIQNKIGRKSVSEKTRERYQGELDANTRKIASQISLLGLNSREVQRIVNGLKLALEEYRSAERPIVRFENRLGRTREDIAPYLSRMRKNAKEAEKVAKSIHVSIADLQAYDAALIESSRVRAEVEEGTGLPVEELTRLVLEIEAGEDAASRAKADLIEANLRLVVSIAKKYTNRGLQFLDLIQEGNIGLMKAVEKFEYQRGYKFSTYATWWIRQSITRAIADQARTIRIPVHMIETINKLVRTSRQLIQELGREPTPEELAVRMELPVEKVRKVMKIAKEPISLETPVGEEDDSSLGDFIEDESVISPTDSVINVSLLEQTRNVLATLSPREEKVLRMRFGIGGKSDHTLEEVGQNCSVTRERIRQIEAKALRKLRHPSRSGKLKSFVDW